A genomic segment from Nitrospira sp. encodes:
- a CDS encoding Flagellar biosynthesis protein FliS yields MLAHAAHAYQQTQVMTANQVQLIVLLYDSAIQSLELAREAILTNNYKDKARFLDRSMAIVGELDSVLDFEHGGEIARSLHRLYDYMVQQCIQANLRHKGTHLDGPIRCLTTLREAWQVVARQETVAHAGK; encoded by the coding sequence ATGCTCGCCCATGCAGCCCATGCCTATCAACAGACGCAAGTGATGACCGCCAATCAAGTGCAATTGATCGTGCTGCTCTACGATTCCGCCATTCAGTCGCTGGAGTTGGCGCGGGAGGCCATCCTTACCAATAACTACAAAGACAAGGCCCGCTTTCTCGATCGCAGCATGGCGATCGTGGGAGAATTGGACAGCGTCCTGGATTTTGAGCATGGCGGAGAAATCGCCCGGTCGTTGCACCGCCTGTATGACTACATGGTCCAACAGTGTATCCAAGCCAATCTTCGACACAAGGGAACACATCTGGACGGACCGATCCGTTGCTTGACCACCCTGCGGGAGGCCTGGCAGGTCGTCGCCCGACAGGAAACGGTGGCTCATGCCGGTAAATAA